The Falsibacillus pallidus genome window below encodes:
- a CDS encoding DUF1284 domain-containing protein, which yields MYKLRGHHLFCLLGYRGMGYSKEYVENMTKLHQGLRNRPKTWIQIVKGPDQLCEKYPNDGEYHCQEMNIFERDAAILKKLGLYVGQVIRWEDIESRIRKHVTPSDVQIVCSTCSWKSYGYCEEGIQEMIEGLGLKEVK from the coding sequence ATGTATAAACTGCGGGGACACCATCTTTTTTGCTTATTAGGCTATAGAGGCATGGGATATTCAAAAGAGTATGTAGAAAATATGACGAAGCTGCATCAGGGGCTTAGGAACAGGCCTAAGACATGGATACAAATCGTTAAAGGGCCAGATCAATTGTGTGAAAAATACCCAAACGATGGCGAGTATCATTGCCAGGAAATGAATATATTCGAAAGAGATGCCGCGATCCTTAAAAAATTGGGACTATACGTCGGTCAAGTTATAAGATGGGAGGATATCGAATCAAGGATCAGGAAGCATGTGACACCATCAGATGTCCAGATTGTCTGCAGTACTTGTTCATGGAAGTCATATGGCTATTGTGAAGAAGGGATTCAAGAAATGATTGAAGGATTGGGGCTGAAGGAAGTGAAATAG
- a CDS encoding DMT family transporter translates to MEEPKINPYVALGIGVASVSTSAILVKVSSADAGVIAFYRLFITVLLMLPLFLAKHLKELKIITRREWLFSIIAGIFLAFHFILWFESLNYTSVASSTVLVTLQPLFAFLGTFLFFKERLSIKAILCGVMAILGSVIISWGDFHISGKALFGDLLALAACALVTAYLLFGQHVRKRLSLMTYTFVVYFICSVVLFFYVLASGEKFGPYPAEDWIYFSLLAIIPNLLGHSLFNWSLKWVSTSTISMAILFEPVGASMLAYFLLGEKLHIWQAAGGLIVILGISIFLINERKEKMKLLKNNAESV, encoded by the coding sequence ATGGAAGAACCAAAAATCAATCCTTATGTTGCGCTGGGAATAGGCGTCGCATCTGTATCGACCTCAGCTATATTAGTCAAAGTGTCTTCGGCAGATGCAGGGGTGATCGCTTTTTATCGATTATTTATTACAGTCCTGCTGATGCTGCCGTTATTCCTTGCTAAACATTTGAAGGAATTAAAAATCATCACCCGACGCGAATGGCTATTTTCCATTATTGCAGGAATCTTTTTAGCCTTTCATTTCATCCTTTGGTTTGAATCCTTGAATTACACATCGGTTGCCAGTTCGACAGTCCTTGTAACACTGCAGCCTTTATTCGCATTCCTCGGGACCTTTCTATTTTTCAAAGAGCGCTTATCTATTAAAGCCATCCTTTGCGGGGTAATGGCCATCCTGGGAAGTGTAATCATCAGCTGGGGAGATTTCCACATCAGCGGCAAAGCATTGTTCGGGGATTTGCTTGCGCTTGCCGCATGTGCTCTAGTGACGGCCTATCTATTATTCGGCCAGCATGTAAGGAAGCGTCTTTCCCTTATGACCTATACCTTCGTTGTCTATTTCATTTGTTCTGTGGTCCTATTCTTTTATGTACTGGCTTCAGGTGAAAAATTCGGACCATATCCGGCAGAAGATTGGATTTACTTTTCCCTTCTTGCCATAATCCCAAATCTCTTGGGTCATAGTTTATTCAATTGGTCGTTGAAGTGGGTCAGTACATCCACTATTTCCATGGCCATTTTATTTGAACCGGTCGGAGCTTCAATGCTTGCTTATTTCCTTCTTGGTGAGAAGCTGCACATTTGGCAGGCAGCAGGCGGGCTCATTGTCATTCTGGGCATATCCATCTTTTTAATAAATGAAAGAAAAGAAAAAATGAAATTGCTTAAAAATAATGCCGAATCTGTATGA
- a CDS encoding MFS transporter has product MNNKYKYFAGIFINGLGDGIQQIALMWYIYHLTGEAASIGLMIAIYYLPSMFLTPFVSVYVDHRDSKNIVIITDFLRFLLVFIMAALIYFKVDSSFIFYLLQFLLAVFYTIYKPASQSFLKEAFTAKELPFVISKASSLNEAALIAGTGVSGIFLVSMSLSMGFFINSLTFLFAALFFFTIKRVSPKQVKQSKIVYFAEMKKGWQYIQDKEGMKYLLFLSILNSISIQMATTLFLPLAEQLRGGSGLYSSFEMAFSAGGIIAGLVAAYFMKKFKHKVIIGTMGGMLTASLLLFFSDQSIPSIFLIFILGLFTMSHLIVVQTLIQLNTTKEFIGRVIGLRTILASFVKISSALLTGAMIAFLGVHNIFLAFAIIMLASFITISMLRKVSVPV; this is encoded by the coding sequence ATGAATAATAAATATAAGTACTTTGCAGGCATTTTTATCAACGGATTGGGGGATGGAATCCAGCAGATCGCCTTGATGTGGTATATCTATCATCTGACAGGTGAAGCAGCATCGATTGGGCTTATGATTGCCATCTATTATTTGCCGAGCATGTTCCTGACGCCATTTGTTTCGGTTTATGTCGATCATCGGGATTCTAAAAATATCGTCATCATCACTGATTTCCTAAGATTCCTGCTTGTATTTATCATGGCTGCATTGATTTATTTTAAAGTGGATTCATCGTTTATTTTTTATCTTCTTCAATTTCTGTTGGCTGTTTTCTATACCATCTATAAACCAGCTTCACAGTCTTTTCTTAAAGAAGCTTTTACGGCGAAAGAACTGCCTTTTGTCATTTCAAAAGCTTCTTCATTGAATGAAGCTGCCTTGATTGCAGGGACAGGTGTTTCAGGCATCTTCCTTGTGAGCATGTCTCTCTCGATGGGCTTCTTTATCAATTCGCTGACTTTTTTATTCGCGGCACTATTTTTCTTTACCATTAAACGGGTAAGCCCGAAGCAAGTGAAGCAATCGAAAATTGTTTATTTTGCAGAAATGAAAAAAGGGTGGCAATACATTCAAGATAAAGAAGGGATGAAGTATCTGCTCTTTCTTTCTATTTTAAACAGCATAAGCATCCAAATGGCCACTACCCTCTTTCTGCCTTTGGCTGAACAATTACGGGGAGGGAGCGGGCTGTATTCTTCCTTTGAAATGGCTTTCTCTGCCGGGGGAATCATCGCAGGACTGGTTGCGGCTTATTTTATGAAGAAATTTAAACATAAGGTGATCATAGGTACGATGGGAGGCATGCTTACGGCATCGCTGCTCTTATTTTTCTCAGACCAATCGATTCCATCTATCTTCTTGATTTTCATCTTGGGGCTCTTTACCATGTCTCATTTAATTGTGGTCCAAACGCTGATTCAATTAAACACAACAAAGGAATTCATCGGGCGCGTGATTGGACTAAGGACCATCCTGGCTTCTTTCGTAAAAATTTCATCCGCACTTCTTACTGGAGCCATGATTGCTTTCCTTGGGGTGCATAATATCTTTTTGGCTTTTGCCATTATCATGCTGGCCAGTTTTATAACCATCAGCATGCTGAGGAAAGTCAGTGTACCTGTTTAA
- a CDS encoding GNAT family N-acetyltransferase, giving the protein MLIRKARLEDAEQIAEVHVESWRQSYKGIVNEPYLQSLKVEPRFKLWSQVLQNDHSVYVAQADGIVSGFASFGKERSGEFGIDGELYAIYLLDSIKRKGAGTDLLSVGVEDLLQRGFQSMNVWVLKENPSIKFYESFNPIKLGEEEIEIGGEKFVEVCYGWNNLKVLYELIHERIK; this is encoded by the coding sequence ATGTTGATTAGAAAAGCACGCCTGGAAGATGCAGAGCAGATAGCGGAAGTGCATGTTGAAAGCTGGAGGCAGTCATACAAAGGGATTGTGAATGAACCCTATCTCCAATCACTAAAAGTTGAACCGCGTTTCAAATTATGGAGCCAAGTTTTACAAAATGACCATTCTGTATATGTGGCACAAGCCGATGGCATCGTTTCTGGATTTGCATCATTTGGCAAAGAGCGCTCAGGGGAATTTGGTATTGATGGAGAATTGTATGCCATTTACCTATTGGATTCTATTAAACGTAAAGGCGCCGGCACTGACCTGCTTTCCGTCGGCGTGGAAGATTTACTTCAAAGAGGTTTTCAATCTATGAATGTATGGGTTTTAAAAGAAAATCCTTCTATTAAATTTTATGAATCATTCAACCCGATTAAATTAGGGGAAGAAGAAATTGAAATCGGTGGCGAAAAATTCGTAGAAGTGTGCTATGGCTGGAACAACCTTAAAGTTCTGTACGAATTAATCCATGAAAGAATTAAGTAA
- a CDS encoding sulfite exporter TauE/SafE family protein encodes MMYIGLAVLGFIASIYGTIIGAGGGFIIVPFLLMLTDLSPATAAATGLALVFFNASTSIFAFIKQKRILLYTGLIISLGAIPGTFIGSWLVVRSPEHVFKIVFAVTLIGLGAFLLWKNFRKADKSSDAQKTEHDIHEMSWGYGIKIGLVGILLGTISSFFGIGGGWLLVPILVYGFGVSVHYATATSIFSLAIYSGIGLIQPIIHGRVDWAVAAFCGIGVLIGGQAGALVSSKISGGTITKLLAFIVIIIGIKLMFT; translated from the coding sequence ATGATGTACATAGGTTTGGCTGTATTAGGATTCATTGCGAGTATTTATGGGACCATCATCGGGGCAGGAGGCGGCTTCATCATTGTTCCGTTTCTCTTGATGCTGACGGATCTTTCGCCTGCAACTGCAGCGGCAACTGGTTTGGCTCTCGTATTCTTCAATGCTTCCACTTCGATTTTCGCCTTCATTAAACAAAAAAGAATACTTCTCTATACGGGATTAATTATCTCTTTAGGGGCCATCCCGGGGACTTTTATTGGTTCATGGCTGGTTGTGAGAAGTCCGGAGCATGTATTTAAAATAGTATTTGCAGTTACATTGATCGGACTCGGTGCGTTTCTTCTTTGGAAGAATTTCCGAAAAGCTGATAAAAGTTCAGATGCACAAAAAACAGAACATGACATCCATGAAATGTCATGGGGATATGGCATCAAGATTGGGCTCGTCGGCATTCTGCTTGGTACTATTTCTTCTTTCTTTGGAATCGGGGGAGGATGGCTTCTGGTCCCTATATTGGTCTACGGTTTTGGCGTAAGTGTCCATTATGCCACTGCCACATCGATATTCTCATTAGCGATTTATTCCGGCATCGGATTGATCCAGCCAATCATCCATGGCAGGGTTGACTGGGCCGTCGCTGCATTCTGCGGGATTGGAGTGTTGATTGGAGGGCAGGCCGGCGCATTGGTGTCATCCAAAATATCAGGCGGCACCATCACGAAGCTTCTTGCCTTTATCGTCATCATTATTGGAATCAAGTTAATGTTTACTTAA
- a CDS encoding MgtC/SapB family protein, which yields MGVSGLNLETEIILKLCISAVLGLVIGLERELKRKPVGLKTSLVISIVSCLLTIVSIESAYLFPEHGLVNITMDPLRLAAQIVSGIGFLGAGVILRRGNDSISGLTTAAMIWGAAGIGIAVGAGFYVEAIAGVILLIISVEFIPFIIKIIGPQKLREKELLIKLIVGEKKSIETVITKIQDEKFSIKNIRIRDKQDLTHLVELKITVNFKRKTTDIYYTVSEIEGVQSAEVESL from the coding sequence TTGGGGGTATCGGGTCTTAATTTAGAAACAGAAATCATATTGAAACTTTGCATCTCGGCCGTTCTTGGCCTGGTGATCGGATTGGAAAGGGAATTGAAGCGGAAACCAGTCGGCTTGAAAACAAGTTTGGTCATATCGATCGTCAGCTGCTTGTTGACCATTGTCTCGATTGAATCGGCTTATCTGTTTCCTGAACATGGCTTGGTTAACATCACAATGGATCCTTTGCGTTTAGCTGCACAAATTGTTTCCGGGATCGGTTTTCTGGGAGCCGGTGTTATTTTGCGGAGAGGGAACGACAGCATCTCCGGTCTGACAACGGCCGCCATGATTTGGGGGGCAGCAGGAATCGGTATTGCTGTCGGAGCAGGATTTTATGTTGAAGCCATTGCAGGCGTAATCCTTTTGATCATCAGTGTAGAATTCATTCCTTTTATCATTAAAATTATCGGGCCACAGAAGCTTCGTGAAAAAGAACTTTTAATCAAGCTTATTGTTGGAGAAAAGAAAAGCATCGAAACGGTCATCACAAAAATCCAGGATGAAAAGTTTTCTATTAAAAACATTCGGATCAGGGATAAACAAGATTTGACGCATTTAGTGGAATTGAAAATCACGGTCAACTTCAAGCGGAAGACGACCGATATCTATTATACAGTATCCGAAATTGAAGGCGTTCAAAGTGCGGAAGTAGAAAGCTTGTGA